The Streptomyces avermitilis MA-4680 = NBRC 14893 genome contains a region encoding:
- a CDS encoding glycosyltransferase, whose amino-acid sequence MKVSVSTAGSRGDFEPYVALTQALISAGHEVTFAAPRDARRLVAGTDAKFIEMDLEVREVLRSEEGQQWLAAGNVEAYLGGITKMLSDARHTIGTSVLAAADGADILVTGVNTEDYALAVSQARGTPIVLGHLTPWLLTDEFPQPLTPQVVPADQSAEQYNLGTHQVAEDVYWQGKRDDINEFRGSLGLPPAPSAALTWTVELGLPTLQAFSEEVVPRPHDWGPRNVMTGFWRLQSEVRRRVGEAEIPEWLAGWLAIGPPPVFLGFGSMPVLDPPKLLDLIVRAAERTGLRLLVGAGWSDLSGLTGELPDTVRLIGAIDHDWLFPRCRAVVHHGGAGTTAAGLTAGLPTWIYTVFSDQPFWGDRVARLGAGGYSNFLEFDLDHLTGVLGQLVGEDVRRRAAAIGERLRAEDGVSAAVRLIGEIAGRH is encoded by the coding sequence GTGAAGGTAAGTGTGTCGACGGCCGGCAGCCGCGGTGACTTCGAACCGTATGTCGCGCTCACCCAGGCGCTGATCAGCGCTGGGCACGAGGTCACCTTCGCCGCCCCTCGCGACGCGCGCCGCCTGGTGGCCGGGACGGACGCCAAGTTCATCGAGATGGACCTGGAAGTACGCGAGGTACTGCGGTCCGAGGAGGGCCAGCAGTGGCTGGCCGCCGGCAATGTGGAGGCGTATCTCGGGGGCATCACGAAGATGCTGTCGGACGCCCGGCACACCATCGGCACGTCGGTGCTGGCCGCGGCCGACGGCGCCGACATCCTGGTGACCGGCGTCAACACCGAGGACTACGCGCTGGCAGTCTCCCAGGCCCGCGGAACGCCCATCGTCCTCGGCCATCTGACGCCGTGGTTGCTGACCGACGAGTTCCCTCAGCCGCTGACTCCGCAGGTCGTACCGGCCGACCAGTCCGCCGAGCAGTACAACCTGGGGACCCACCAGGTGGCCGAAGACGTGTACTGGCAGGGCAAGCGGGACGACATCAACGAGTTCCGAGGGTCGCTCGGCCTGCCACCGGCCCCCAGCGCCGCACTGACCTGGACCGTCGAACTCGGTCTGCCGACGCTCCAGGCGTTCAGCGAGGAGGTGGTCCCCCGACCGCACGACTGGGGGCCGCGGAACGTCATGACCGGATTCTGGCGGCTCCAGTCCGAGGTGCGCCGCCGTGTGGGGGAGGCCGAGATACCCGAGTGGCTGGCCGGCTGGCTCGCCATCGGGCCTCCCCCGGTGTTCCTGGGATTCGGCAGCATGCCGGTGCTGGATCCGCCGAAGCTCCTCGACCTGATCGTGCGCGCCGCGGAGCGAACCGGGCTGCGTCTGCTGGTCGGAGCGGGCTGGTCCGACCTGTCGGGGCTGACCGGCGAACTGCCGGACACCGTGCGCCTGATCGGTGCCATCGACCACGACTGGCTGTTCCCGCGGTGCCGGGCGGTGGTGCACCACGGAGGCGCGGGCACCACCGCCGCGGGCCTGACGGCCGGCCTGCCCACCTGGATCTACACCGTCTTCAGCGACCAGCCGTTCTGGGGTGACCGGGTCGCCCGGCTCGGTGCCGGCGGCTACAGCAACTTCCTGGAGTTCGACCTGGATCACCTCACCGGCGTGCTCGGTCAGCTGGTCGGCGAGGACGTACGGCGGCGGGCGGCCGCGATCGGCGAGCGGCTGCGAGCCGAGGACGGAGTGAGCGCGGCCGTCCGGCTGATCGGTGAGATCGCCGGCCGACACTGA
- a CDS encoding cytochrome P450 → MTQTAAVTTAWPLHRTCPMSQPPALAAFRDGPPRQVLLRGDQPAWLITRYADVRQALADPRLSVNDQHPNWPNRLLFPVPPRAVSFWRMDPPEHGAYRKMVAAEFIAHRTQALRPLLQSITDELLDEMAAMPKPVDFHSVFALPLPCIAIARIFGVPDEDMSEFKENTSALLNQKEPEKAVQAFLATTAYLDGLARAKEREPKDDLLSRLVVNFVRPGQLSHDDLVAMVRLMLVAGHETTANQIALSIFTLLDRPGVLAELRADPRLLTPVVDELLRYWSIAQDNVVRTATEDLSVGDARIAAGDAVVISVPGANHDEAVFPDAADFDIHRDNSRHLAFGHGPHFCPGGPLARTELEIAITSVFRRFPDLRLAIGRDQVPVHTDTLVYGLECLPVTW, encoded by the coding sequence ATGACCCAGACCGCTGCGGTTACCACCGCATGGCCGCTGCACCGCACCTGTCCGATGTCCCAACCACCCGCCCTCGCCGCGTTCCGCGACGGCCCGCCCCGCCAGGTACTACTCCGCGGCGACCAGCCCGCCTGGCTCATCACCCGCTACGCGGACGTACGCCAGGCACTCGCCGACCCGCGCCTGAGCGTCAACGACCAGCACCCCAACTGGCCGAACCGACTGCTGTTTCCCGTGCCGCCGCGGGCCGTGTCGTTCTGGCGGATGGACCCGCCGGAACACGGGGCCTACCGCAAGATGGTCGCGGCGGAGTTCATCGCCCACCGCACGCAGGCCCTTCGCCCACTCCTTCAGTCGATAACCGACGAGTTACTCGACGAGATGGCCGCGATGCCCAAGCCGGTCGATTTCCATTCGGTGTTCGCCCTGCCACTTCCCTGTATCGCGATCGCCCGTATCTTCGGAGTGCCGGACGAAGACATGAGCGAATTCAAGGAAAATACCAGCGCCCTGCTCAACCAGAAGGAACCGGAAAAGGCCGTCCAGGCGTTTCTCGCCACCACCGCCTACCTCGACGGGTTGGCGCGGGCCAAGGAACGGGAGCCGAAAGACGACCTGTTGAGCCGGTTGGTGGTGAATTTCGTCCGCCCCGGGCAGCTGTCCCACGACGACCTGGTGGCCATGGTCCGGCTGATGCTCGTCGCCGGGCACGAGACGACGGCGAACCAGATCGCCCTCAGCATCTTCACCCTGCTCGACAGACCCGGGGTACTCGCCGAACTCCGCGCCGACCCGCGCCTGCTCACTCCCGTGGTCGACGAACTGCTGCGGTACTGGTCCATAGCCCAGGATAACGTTGTCAGAACGGCCACCGAGGACCTGTCCGTCGGGGACGCCCGCATCGCGGCCGGCGACGCCGTCGTCATCTCTGTCCCGGGCGCCAATCACGACGAGGCCGTCTTCCCCGACGCGGCGGACTTCGACATCCACCGGGACAACAGCCGCCATCTGGCCTTTGGGCACGGACCCCACTTCTGCCCCGGCGGACCGCTGGCCCGGACCGAGCTGGAGATCGCCATCACCAGCGTGTTCCGCCGCTTCCCCGACCTGCGTCTGGCCATCGGACGCGACCAGGTCCCGGTCCACACCGACACGCTCGTGTACGGCCTGGAGTGCCTGCCGGTGACCTGGTAG
- a CDS encoding MFS transporter, with the protein MSLGTFITVLDFFIVNVAVPDIQQSLHASSVAVQFVLAGYGLPLATLMITSGRMGDLYGRRRLFVTGLALFTAASACAGLAQSPAQLVAARVFQGIAASLVTPQVLALLGAMYQGRARAVAFNVYGLAIGLAAVFGQLIGGSLIALDPGGLGWRAIFLVNVPVGLVAVALVPRLVPESRGGGRTRLDVIGMLLVMLGLVAVVLPLTEGRELGWPLWSVLCLIAAVPVLAVFAVQQHRGTVRGGAPLVNTTLFRSRAFSVGLFAMMFYYATMGACFLVLSLYLQQGRGMSPLGSGLLYLPLGAGFFAATALAGRLVGRLGRQAPAVGALLVVVGYGTLAVLVSGIGVGGRVEWLAGPLLVAGLGMGLTMAPLSSMVLAPITADHAAAASGVLTTAQEIGATVGTALIGSIFFRMVGDHTQAPATSHAFSVCLAVLVAFDLLVVVLVQLMGKASEPASD; encoded by the coding sequence GTGTCGCTCGGCACATTCATCACCGTGCTGGATTTCTTCATCGTGAACGTCGCGGTGCCCGACATTCAGCAGAGTCTGCACGCGAGCTCGGTCGCGGTTCAGTTCGTCCTGGCCGGTTACGGCCTTCCGCTGGCCACCTTGATGATCACTTCGGGCCGGATGGGGGACCTGTACGGCCGGCGGCGGTTGTTCGTGACCGGCCTGGCGTTGTTCACAGCCGCCTCCGCCTGTGCCGGGCTGGCGCAGAGCCCCGCCCAACTCGTGGCGGCGCGGGTGTTCCAGGGCATCGCGGCCTCCCTCGTCACTCCGCAGGTACTGGCCCTGCTGGGCGCCATGTACCAGGGCAGGGCCCGCGCGGTGGCGTTCAACGTCTACGGTCTGGCGATCGGTCTGGCCGCGGTGTTCGGACAGCTGATCGGCGGATCTCTGATCGCGCTGGACCCGGGCGGGCTGGGCTGGCGCGCGATCTTCCTGGTCAACGTTCCGGTCGGGCTGGTCGCCGTGGCGCTGGTGCCGAGGCTGGTTCCCGAGTCCCGTGGGGGCGGGCGGACCAGGCTGGACGTGATCGGCATGCTCCTGGTGATGCTCGGACTTGTGGCGGTCGTGCTGCCGTTGACCGAGGGGCGGGAGCTCGGATGGCCGCTGTGGTCGGTGCTGTGCCTGATCGCGGCGGTGCCGGTGCTGGCCGTCTTCGCGGTGCAGCAGCACCGCGGCACGGTCCGGGGTGGGGCGCCGCTGGTGAACACCACTCTGTTCCGCTCGCGGGCGTTCTCCGTCGGACTGTTCGCCATGATGTTCTACTACGCCACGATGGGCGCGTGCTTCCTGGTGCTCTCCCTGTATCTCCAGCAGGGGCGCGGCATGTCCCCGTTGGGTTCCGGTCTGCTGTACCTGCCGCTGGGTGCCGGCTTCTTCGCGGCGACGGCACTGGCCGGCCGCCTGGTCGGGCGACTGGGGCGGCAGGCTCCGGCGGTCGGCGCGCTGCTCGTCGTCGTCGGCTACGGCACGCTGGCTGTTCTGGTCTCGGGGATCGGCGTCGGCGGGCGGGTCGAGTGGCTCGCGGGACCGTTGCTGGTGGCCGGTCTGGGGATGGGGCTGACCATGGCGCCCCTGTCCTCGATGGTGCTCGCCCCCATCACCGCGGACCATGCGGCCGCCGCCTCGGGTGTACTCACCACCGCTCAGGAGATCGGCGCGACCGTGGGCACGGCGCTGATCGGCAGCATCTTCTTCCGGATGGTCGGCGACCACACACAAGCCCCCGCGACGTCGCATGCCTTCAGCGTCTGCCTGGCGGTGCTGGTGGCGTTCGACCTGCTGGTCGTGGTGCTGGTGCAGCTCATGGGCAAGGCCTCGGAACCGGCGTCCGACTGA
- a CDS encoding Gfo/Idh/MocA family protein: MRIGIMGLGRIGAFHAETLSGLPAVTSLVVTDPFTDAAKSAAERFGAEVADSPEAVLAAGVDGVVVAAATDAHPGLVLAAVEAGVPVFCEKPVARTMREGVAVLEAVRDAGVEIQIGYNRRFDAGFVAARAAVASGELGALHTVRSTTLDPAPPPPAYVAASGGIFRDCSVHDFDIIRWVTGREVVEVYATGGNRGADYIAAAGDADTTAAVLTLDDGTLAVVSNSRHNARGHDVRMELHGFRDSIAVGLEDRLPLRSVEPGTSFPAGTPHDFFMDRFAAAYRAELTAFTEVVAGRRPSPCTVADALEAGWIAEACTLSLHSHRPVTVEEVRRQS; this comes from the coding sequence ATGCGTATCGGCATCATGGGTCTTGGCCGGATCGGCGCGTTCCACGCCGAGACCCTCTCGGGTCTGCCGGCGGTCACGTCCCTCGTGGTCACCGACCCCTTCACGGACGCGGCGAAGAGCGCCGCCGAGCGGTTCGGCGCCGAGGTGGCGGACTCGCCGGAGGCCGTCCTGGCCGCGGGCGTGGACGGGGTGGTGGTCGCCGCGGCGACCGACGCCCACCCGGGTCTCGTCCTGGCCGCGGTCGAGGCGGGCGTACCGGTCTTCTGCGAGAAGCCCGTCGCGCGCACCATGCGCGAAGGCGTCGCGGTGCTCGAAGCGGTCCGGGATGCCGGGGTCGAGATCCAGATCGGCTACAACCGCCGTTTCGACGCCGGGTTCGTGGCCGCGCGCGCCGCCGTCGCGAGCGGTGAACTGGGCGCACTGCACACCGTACGGTCCACCACGCTCGACCCGGCCCCGCCGCCGCCCGCGTACGTCGCCGCCTCCGGAGGCATCTTCCGCGACTGCTCGGTGCACGACTTCGACATCATCCGCTGGGTGACCGGGCGCGAGGTCGTCGAGGTGTACGCCACCGGCGGCAACCGCGGTGCCGACTACATCGCCGCCGCGGGTGACGCCGACACCACGGCCGCGGTCCTCACCCTCGACGACGGCACGCTGGCCGTCGTCTCCAACAGCCGCCACAACGCCCGGGGTCACGACGTCCGCATGGAGCTGCACGGCTTCCGGGACAGCATCGCCGTGGGCCTGGAGGACCGGCTGCCGCTGCGCTCCGTCGAGCCCGGCACCTCGTTCCCGGCCGGCACCCCGCACGACTTCTTCATGGACCGCTTCGCCGCCGCCTACCGCGCCGAACTCACCGCGTTCACCGAGGTCGTCGCCGGTCGGCGCCCCTCCCCCTGCACGGTCGCCGACGCCCTGGAGGCGGGCTGGATCGCCGAGGCGTGCACGCTGTCGCTGCACTCGCATCGGCCGGTGACGGTCGAGGAGGTGCGGCGGCAGTCGTAA